In a genomic window of Fundidesulfovibrio soli:
- a CDS encoding cytochrome c3 family protein yields the protein MSNSPPKHSGKTNWFAVAMVLAAVIVLGAGGAYTMQATDTAAFCSSCHTMSEETWTYQNSGHVKVTCNDCHAPNNLAAKIPFKAAAGASDAWSTVTKNIPDVIHANKLHKDVIQANCLRCHSATVSTVAMDSKPYCVDCHRSVPHKSRSPISTRKVADG from the coding sequence ATGAGCAATTCGCCGCCTAAGCATTCAGGGAAAACAAACTGGTTCGCCGTGGCCATGGTGCTGGCGGCGGTCATCGTGCTGGGCGCGGGCGGAGCCTACACCATGCAGGCCACGGATACGGCCGCGTTCTGCTCCAGTTGCCACACCATGAGCGAGGAGACCTGGACCTACCAGAACTCCGGGCATGTGAAGGTCACCTGCAACGACTGCCACGCCCCCAACAACCTGGCCGCCAAGATCCCCTTCAAAGCCGCCGCCGGGGCCAGCGACGCCTGGAGCACGGTGACCAAGAATATTCCGGACGTGATCCACGCCAACAAGCTCCACAAGGACGTCATCCAGGCCAACTGCCTGCGCTGCCACTCGGCCACCGTCTCCACCGTGGCCATGGACTCCAAGCCCTACTGCGTGGACTGCCACCGTTCCGTACCGCACAAGTCCCGCTCCCCCATATCCACAAGGAAGGTCGCCGATGGCTAA
- a CDS encoding ammonia-forming cytochrome c nitrite reductase subunit c552, protein MAKNKLLLALLAAAGLSVILVGCGQQAEAPKPPVYKTGLKSEETSNKAFEKLFPAQWLTYQRNNQDDLKQLTDYGGPVPWDKNDTVHQPPKGNPKAGQPYLKNLWLGYPFSFEYKKARGHTYAIQDIENTDRINRYSEQAGLPTTCWNCKTNKMAGWVQEYGDKVWTMEFNSFRQKQDMKDNTIGCPYCHDPADMKLRISSIPLKEAFKKLGVDLTKATRNEMRSYVCAQCHVEYYFQEAKFGAAKMPVFPWTSGATQDKPFAGVDPENMYEYYKDHGIVEDKGMEGWFADWVHPVSKTPMLKAQHPEFENFINGPHGAAGVACADCHMAYTRNVDPDKKKISNHQWTSPLLNIDGTCKQCHQDKTAEYLKSRVLFAQSRVHDQLNKAAEYVIRAHEAVRQANEYKGEKNPNAEALMIQAKENLRHAQWMWDIISAENSMGAHNPVKSLDTLARSQEYARRSADLSQQATNYGISKTLEGDVKTLVPPILEWSRKMQMDPENLKKYTWTTYLKALPKADQVWDGDKKLTAN, encoded by the coding sequence ATGGCTAAGAACAAGCTTTTGCTGGCGTTGCTCGCTGCTGCGGGCCTGAGCGTGATCCTGGTCGGCTGCGGCCAGCAGGCCGAGGCCCCCAAGCCTCCCGTATACAAGACCGGGCTCAAGAGCGAGGAGACCTCCAACAAGGCCTTCGAGAAGCTCTTCCCGGCCCAGTGGCTCACCTACCAGCGCAACAACCAGGACGACCTCAAGCAGCTCACCGACTACGGCGGCCCCGTTCCCTGGGACAAGAACGACACCGTGCACCAGCCCCCCAAGGGCAACCCCAAGGCGGGCCAGCCCTACCTGAAGAACCTCTGGCTGGGCTACCCCTTCAGCTTCGAGTACAAAAAGGCGCGCGGGCACACCTACGCCATACAGGACATCGAGAACACCGACCGCATCAACCGCTACTCCGAACAGGCGGGCCTGCCCACAACCTGCTGGAACTGCAAGACCAACAAGATGGCCGGGTGGGTGCAGGAATACGGCGACAAGGTCTGGACCATGGAGTTCAACTCCTTCCGCCAGAAGCAGGACATGAAGGACAACACCATCGGCTGCCCTTACTGTCACGACCCGGCGGACATGAAGCTGCGTATCTCCTCCATTCCGCTCAAGGAAGCTTTCAAGAAGCTGGGCGTGGATCTGACCAAGGCCACCCGAAACGAGATGCGGTCCTACGTGTGCGCCCAGTGCCACGTGGAGTACTACTTCCAGGAGGCCAAGTTCGGCGCGGCCAAGATGCCCGTGTTCCCCTGGACCAGCGGCGCCACGCAGGACAAGCCCTTCGCCGGCGTGGACCCCGAGAACATGTACGAGTACTACAAGGATCACGGCATCGTGGAGGACAAGGGCATGGAAGGCTGGTTCGCCGACTGGGTGCACCCCGTCTCCAAGACGCCCATGCTCAAAGCCCAGCACCCCGAGTTCGAGAACTTCATCAACGGCCCCCACGGGGCGGCCGGAGTGGCCTGCGCGGACTGCCACATGGCCTACACCCGCAACGTGGACCCCGATAAGAAGAAGATCAGCAACCACCAGTGGACCTCGCCGCTGCTCAACATCGATGGCACCTGCAAGCAGTGCCACCAGGACAAGACCGCCGAATACCTCAAGAGCCGCGTGCTCTTCGCCCAGAGCAGGGTGCACGACCAGCTGAACAAGGCCGCCGAATACGTGATCCGCGCCCACGAGGCCGTGCGCCAGGCCAACGAGTATAAGGGCGAGAAGAACCCCAACGCCGAGGCCCTGATGATCCAGGCCAAGGAGAACCTGCGCCACGCCCAGTGGATGTGGGACATCATCTCCGCCGAGAACTCCATGGGCGCGCACAACCCCGTGAAGTCGCTGGACACCCTGGCCCGCTCCCAGGAGTACGCCCGCCGCAGCGCGGATCTCTCCCAGCAGGCCACTAACTACGGCATCAGCAAGACCCTGGAAGGCGACGTCAAGACCCTGGTTCCGCCCATCCTGGAGTGGAGCCGCAAGATGCAGATGGACCCGGAAAATTTGAAGAAATACACCTGGACCACCTACCTCAAGGCGCTGCCCAAGGCCGATCAGGTCTGGGACGGCGACAAGAAGCTCACCGCCAACTAG